In Kitasatospora gansuensis, a genomic segment contains:
- a CDS encoding glycoside hydrolase family 65 protein produces MSPQTTFTVDPWGIAEHGLDLGGQARAESVFALSNGHIGLRGNLDEGEPHGLPGTYLNGVFELRPLPYAEGGYGYPESGQSVINVTNGKIIRLLVDDEPFDLRYGELRHHQRRLDFREGLLRRDAEWTSPAGRTVKVSSTRLVSLTQRAIAAVDYRVTAVDGPIRVVLQSELVANEQLPGGAEADPRAAAVLEAPLVAEARMAAGTKAVLVHRTRYSGQRVAVGMDHLIEGPEGFHVTAECAEDQGRVSVTTVLHPGEELRLTKFTAYGWSATRSLPAVRDQVEAALTAARYTGWNGLVAEQREFLKDFWETSDIQIDGDVELQQAVRFALFHVLQAGARSEERAIPAKGLTGPGYDGHSFWDTETFVLPVLTYCLPDAVKQALRWRHTTLPLARERAAQLGLAGAVFPWRTIRGEECSGYWPAGTAAFHIGADIAVAAVRYVRATGDVEFEKAYGLELLVETARMWRSLGHHDAAGRFRIEGVTGPDEYSAVADNNVFTNLMAQTNLRAAAEAAARHQTVAAALGVDTEETAAWRDAARAMYIPYDEKLGVHPQADGFTDHQLWDFDATPPEKYPLLLHYPYFDLYRKQVVKQADLVLAMQVRGDAFTDEQKARNFAYYERLTVRDSSLSACTQAVIAAEVGQLDLAYDYTAEAALMDLHDLGGNTKDGLHMASLAGACLALVAGFGGLRDHGDQLSFRPRLPAGLRRLAFAMKIRGTLLHVEITHTRTTYTLRRGSSLNLLHEGEPLRVEPGRPASRPMAVPETPERCLQPPGREPARRQQQSGPAVGSGAEPPHLAAE; encoded by the coding sequence ATGAGCCCGCAGACCACCTTCACCGTCGACCCCTGGGGCATCGCCGAGCACGGCCTCGACCTCGGCGGCCAGGCCAGGGCCGAGTCGGTCTTCGCGCTCTCCAACGGCCACATCGGCCTGCGCGGGAACCTGGACGAGGGAGAGCCGCACGGCCTGCCCGGCACCTACCTGAACGGCGTCTTCGAGCTCCGTCCGCTGCCGTACGCGGAGGGCGGCTACGGCTACCCCGAGTCCGGCCAGAGCGTCATCAACGTCACCAACGGCAAGATCATCCGACTGCTGGTGGACGACGAGCCCTTCGATCTCAGGTACGGCGAACTCCGGCACCACCAGCGGCGGTTGGACTTCCGGGAGGGCCTGCTCCGGCGGGACGCGGAGTGGACCTCGCCGGCCGGCCGGACCGTCAAGGTGTCCTCCACCCGGCTGGTCTCGCTCACCCAGCGGGCGATCGCCGCGGTGGACTACCGGGTCACCGCCGTGGACGGCCCGATCCGGGTCGTGCTGCAGTCCGAGCTGGTGGCCAACGAGCAGCTGCCCGGCGGGGCCGAGGCCGACCCCAGGGCGGCCGCCGTGCTGGAGGCCCCGCTGGTGGCCGAGGCCCGGATGGCGGCCGGTACCAAGGCGGTGCTGGTGCACCGGACCAGGTACAGCGGCCAGCGGGTGGCGGTCGGGATGGACCACCTGATCGAGGGCCCGGAGGGCTTCCACGTCACCGCCGAGTGCGCCGAGGACCAGGGCCGGGTCAGCGTCACCACCGTGCTGCACCCCGGCGAGGAGCTGCGGCTGACCAAGTTCACCGCGTACGGCTGGTCGGCGACCCGCTCGCTGCCCGCCGTCCGGGACCAGGTGGAGGCCGCGCTGACCGCCGCCCGGTACACCGGCTGGAACGGCCTGGTGGCCGAACAGCGGGAGTTCCTCAAGGACTTCTGGGAGACCAGCGACATCCAGATCGACGGCGACGTGGAACTCCAGCAGGCGGTCAGGTTCGCGCTCTTCCACGTGCTCCAGGCCGGCGCCCGGAGCGAGGAACGGGCCATCCCCGCCAAGGGGTTGACCGGCCCCGGCTACGACGGGCACAGCTTCTGGGACACCGAGACCTTCGTGCTCCCGGTGCTCACCTACTGCCTGCCGGACGCGGTCAAGCAGGCCCTCCGCTGGCGGCACACCACGCTGCCGCTGGCCCGCGAGCGGGCGGCCCAACTCGGGCTGGCCGGTGCGGTGTTCCCCTGGCGGACGATCCGTGGCGAGGAGTGTTCGGGCTACTGGCCGGCCGGGACCGCCGCGTTCCACATCGGCGCCGACATCGCGGTGGCCGCCGTCCGGTACGTCCGGGCCACCGGCGACGTGGAGTTCGAGAAGGCGTACGGGCTCGAACTGCTGGTGGAGACCGCCCGGATGTGGCGCTCGCTCGGTCACCACGACGCGGCCGGGCGGTTCCGGATCGAGGGCGTCACCGGTCCCGACGAGTACAGCGCGGTGGCCGACAACAACGTCTTCACCAACCTGATGGCGCAGACCAACCTGCGAGCCGCCGCCGAGGCCGCCGCCCGGCACCAGACGGTGGCCGCCGCGCTCGGCGTCGACACCGAGGAGACCGCCGCCTGGCGGGACGCCGCCCGAGCGATGTACATCCCGTACGACGAGAAGCTCGGGGTGCACCCGCAGGCCGACGGCTTCACCGACCACCAGCTCTGGGACTTCGACGCCACCCCGCCGGAGAAGTACCCGCTGCTGCTGCACTACCCCTACTTCGACCTGTACCGGAAGCAGGTGGTCAAGCAGGCCGACCTGGTGCTGGCCATGCAGGTGCGCGGGGACGCCTTCACCGACGAGCAGAAGGCCCGCAACTTCGCCTACTACGAACGCCTGACGGTCCGGGACTCCTCGCTCTCCGCCTGCACCCAGGCGGTGATCGCGGCCGAGGTGGGCCAGCTCGACCTGGCCTACGACTACACCGCCGAAGCCGCCCTGATGGACCTGCACGACCTCGGCGGCAACACCAAGGACGGCCTGCACATGGCCTCGCTGGCCGGGGCCTGCCTGGCCCTGGTGGCCGGGTTCGGCGGCCTGCGGGACCACGGCGACCAGCTGTCGTTCCGGCCCAGGCTGCCCGCCGGGCTGCGGCGGCTCGCCTTCGCGATGAAGATCCGGGGCACCCTGCTGCACGTCGAGATCACCCACACCAGGACCACCTACACGCTCCGCCGGGGCTCCTCGCTGAACCTCCTGCACGAGGGCGAACCGCTCCGGGTCGAACCCGGCCGCCCCGCCTCCCGCCCGATGGCGGTCCCGGAGACCCCCGAACGCTGCCTCCAGCCCCCCGGCCGGGAGCCGGCCCGGCGCCAGCAGCAGTCGGGCCCAGCGGTCGGCAGCGGGGCCGAACCGCCGCACCTGGCAGCCGAATAG